The DNA segment AATAATAGCGATGTCTTCAGGGATTTTGATGCCTTCTTCTTTTAAATATTGCAAGGTACTAATGGCTGCTGTATCATTGGAAGAAAAAAATCCATCAAAGGTATCCTTTGGGAAAGTAATTTTTTGGCACTTTCAATACCGTCTATTTCCATTAGTTTTGAAGGTATAACCAGTTAGCCTATTCAAAAAAGTAAATCAATTGGAGTGTAATACCATTAGTTAATATAGTTTAGTCCAATCATTTTGGTATAAGTTCTTTAGTGCGATATTTCTAACTGGAGATGCAAATTTCTATGGGATATTTTGAAACTGGTTTTGAATTTAAGGTTTCAAATAAGAACTCAAATCAAACGTATGTATTTGTTGTGGAGTATTGGCAATGGGTTTTCTAACGAAAGATTCATTGGTCAAATAAAACAGCTTTCCATCTTTGGTTGCGATTCCTTCTGTTTGATGAAAAGGCATTGAAAGCTTGATTCTTCGTTGGTTGGCCATCGAGAAATTGAAGTTTTTCAAATCGGATATTAAGTATAAAAACGGATGCAAGGTTTTGGTATAACCACAAAGAAAAATTGCTTTTCCAGAATCGAATGCCGTTGCGCCAGTAATTAATCCTTGCACATTCAGGGTTGCTTTTTGTTGGGCAATATGGCTTCCAGGAGTTTTGGGCAACACATAAACAGTGGTTTTGTTTTGGCTCCATTGTTTGCTAAACAAATAAATGCTGTCTTGGGAAACGACAAAAGCCTCGCAGTCAAAATTGGTCGAATTTGATTTTTGTATGCTAAAATCCGTTTGATTGGAATACGAAAAGGAAATGGTGTCTATCACGGGATTGTTCAACAAGAAAGATTTTTTTTCGATTCTCAGAATATGCAAATCGTTTCGGTTGCCTTGAAAATTATTCCCAAAATCGCCAATATAAATGTAACTGCTGTCTTGCGAAATTTCTTCCCAGTCGTTGTTTTTTACTTTTTCGAGTTTGATTTTTTTTTGAATTTTTCCGTTCGAATCCAATCCATAAATCGTGGTGTCGTGGTCGTCGTTGTGTGTCCACAATAGATTGTCGAAAGCCATCAAACCTGAAGTTTCCACTAAAGAATCGCTTAATTTCTGGGAAGTTGCCGCTTTGATTCTGGCGGAAGCATAGACACAACTTCCATTGTTTTCAGTTGCATTTGGGGTGAAATTTTTGGCAAGCGAATCCGTACAGCCCGAAATTTGACTGTAAGTTGAGGTAATACAAAGCAGGAAAAACAGGATTGCTTTTTTCATTTGGTCAAAAGTAAGTTTTTAAAATGAAAGTTGTCGCTAGGAATATTGATTCAAAAAACGGTCACTATCAAAATAATCATTACATTAGACTTGATTTTAAATGTCAGTCGATTTTAATAAAAACAACAAAATATGTTTCATTCAAAAATAGCGGGATTAGGATATTACGTTCCTTCAAATATTGTCACCAATGACGATTTGTCCAAAATAATGGATACCAATGACGAATGGATTCAGGAAAGAACCGGAATACAGGAGCGAAGACACATCAGACCGGGCGAAGACACCACGACAACAATGGGAGTGAAAGCGGCTAAAATAGCCATTGAACGTTCTGGTGTTGCCAAAGAAGACATCGATTTCATCATTTTTGCCACATTGAGTCCCGATTATTATTTTCCTGGGCCAGGAGTTTTGGTACAACGAGATTTGGGTCTTAGAACCGTTGGAGCATTAGATATCCGGAATCAATGTTCCGGTTTTGTGTATGCGATTTCGGTTGCCGACCAATACATCAAAACGGGAATGTACAAAAATATTTTGGTCATTGGTTCCGAAGTGCAATCGACGGGATTGGACATGACCGATCGTGGTCGCAGTGTTTCGGTGATTTTTGGTGATGGAGCTGGAGCAGCCGTTTTGAGCAGGGAAGAAGACGAATCGAAAGGAATTTTGTCCACACATTTGCATTCCGAAGGGCAACACGCCGAAGAATTAATTGTAAAAGCACCCGGAATGGGAGGGCGCTGGGTTACCGATATTCTGTCAGACCATAATCCGGATGACGAAAGTTATTTTCCCTATATGAACGGTCAATTTGTGTTCAAAAATGCCGTAGTTCGTTTTGCCGAAGTTATCAACGAAGGCTTGGAAGCCAATAATTTAGAGGTTTCGGATATCAATATGTTGATTCCACATCAGGCTAATTTGAGGATTTCCCAATTCATTCAAAAGAAATTCGGCTTGAATGACGACCAAGTTTTTAGCAACATCCAAAAATATGGAAACACGACCGCAGCCTCGATTCCGATTGCCTTGACCGAAGCTTGGGAGCAAGGGAAAATCAAGTCGGGCGACCTAGTGGTTTTGGCCGCTTTTGGCAGTGGATTTACTTGGGGAAGCGTTATTATTAGGTGGTAAAATAGATGAAAGCATAAAATGGCAGCCTCGAAGAAATCCACTTCGAGGTTTTTTATTTTTATTATAAATCGGATTTATTTTGATTTTGTATTCCAAAAATATATAATTTTAACAAGGTTTTACACTTCAATAAAACACCCATTTCCAATGAAAAAAATCGTTTTGTTTGTCTTTGTTTTTTGTTTGTTTTTATCTTGTTCCAAAAAAGAAAACAAGGTTGAAAATGTGGAAAAAGCTTTTTATTACTGGAAAAGCAATGATAATTATGGTAGCCTAATAAGTGCTCAAATCAGTAAAGCGAAAGT comes from the Flavobacterium limnophilum genome and includes:
- a CDS encoding 3-oxoacyl-ACP synthase III family protein; its protein translation is MFHSKIAGLGYYVPSNIVTNDDLSKIMDTNDEWIQERTGIQERRHIRPGEDTTTTMGVKAAKIAIERSGVAKEDIDFIIFATLSPDYYFPGPGVLVQRDLGLRTVGALDIRNQCSGFVYAISVADQYIKTGMYKNILVIGSEVQSTGLDMTDRGRSVSVIFGDGAGAAVLSREEDESKGILSTHLHSEGQHAEELIVKAPGMGGRWVTDILSDHNPDDESYFPYMNGQFVFKNAVVRFAEVINEGLEANNLEVSDINMLIPHQANLRISQFIQKKFGLNDDQVFSNIQKYGNTTAASIPIALTEAWEQGKIKSGDLVVLAAFGSGFTWGSVIIRW
- a CDS encoding T9SS C-terminal target domain-containing protein; its protein translation is MKKAILFFLLCITSTYSQISGCTDSLAKNFTPNATENNGSCVYASARIKAATSQKLSDSLVETSGLMAFDNLLWTHNDDHDTTIYGLDSNGKIQKKIKLEKVKNNDWEEISQDSSYIYIGDFGNNFQGNRNDLHILRIEKKSFLLNNPVIDTISFSYSNQTDFSIQKSNSTNFDCEAFVVSQDSIYLFSKQWSQNKTTVYVLPKTPGSHIAQQKATLNVQGLITGATAFDSGKAIFLCGYTKTLHPFLYLISDLKNFNFSMANQRRIKLSMPFHQTEGIATKDGKLFYLTNESFVRKPIANTPQQIHTFDLSSYLKP
- a CDS encoding substrate-binding domain-containing protein, translated to MQYLKEEGIKIPEDIAIIGFSNEPISSLLNLR